One Ornithinicoccus hortensis genomic window, CGACCAGGCACAGGCCGGCCGGGCCCATGTTCTTCTGCGCCCCGCCGTAGATCAGGCCGAACTTGGAGACCTCGATGGGCCGGGACAGGATCGTGGAGGACATGTCCGCCACGAGCGGCACGTCACCGGTGTCGGGCACGTAGCCGAACTCGACGCCGCCGATGGTCTCGTTCGGCGTGTAGTGCAGGTATGCCGAGCCCTGGCTCGGGCGGACCGCCGCCGGGTCGGGGGTGGTCGAGTAGTTGCTGGCCGACTCGTCGGCCACGACGTTGACGGTGGCGTACTTCTTGGCCTCGGCGATGGCCTTCTTGGACCAGGCGCCGGTGTTGACGTAGTCGACCGTGTCGCCCTCGGCGGACAGGTTCAGCGGGATGCCGGCGAACTGGCCGGTGGCCCCGCCCTGCAGGAAGAGCACCCGGTAGTCGTCGGGCACCGCGAGCAGCTCGCGCAGCAGCGCCTCGGCCTCCTCGGCCGCGGCGACGAACTCCTTGCTCCGGTGGCTGACCTCCATCACGGACATCCCGGAACTGCCCCAGTCAGACATCTCGGACGCTGCCTGCTCGAGGACATCGAGGGGCATGGCTGCCGGACCTGCGGAGAAGTTGTGAACGCGCACAGTGGACCCACCTGGGATGAGACGTCGGTTGTCTGGACCGGACACCCCGGTCCACCGCCCATCTTCGCACTACCGGAACCGGGGGTCCGACCACGCGGGGCGTGATCCGCGCCTCACTCCCGCTCCGCGCACAGGAAGTGTCCCCGGGTCGGCGGGGAGGCCGGGGGCGCCCGGCCTCGTTGTAGCCTGCGGGTCCATGACTGCCGTGCACCCCCTGTCGCTCGCCTGGATCACCACCGGCGGGACCGGCGCCCGCAACTACGACGAGTTCGCCGACGAGGCCGAGATCAGCCAGATCATCGCCGACGCACCCCACAGTGCGCTCGGGGTGGAGATGCCGCACCGGGCCCCGGACAGCGCCGGCCGGACCTTCGCCGAGGCGCTCCCGCAGGCCGTGGAACGGCTGGCCGCCGCCAAGGAGGCCGGTGGTTACCGGCCCGCACAGGACGTGGTCGTGGCCTACCGGATCACCGACAGTGAGTCCGGGGATACGGCATACGGGCTGTTCGCGATGGTCGACACCGACGAGATCTCCACCAGCGCCGACGAGCCCGGCCGGGTGATCCGCAACGAGGACGTCTTCCTGGAGAAGGTGCGGGAGCGGGTCGCGCTGCTCGAGGCCACCGGCCACCTGCTCTCCCCGGTGCTGCTCATGCAGACCGAGCACGGCGCGGAGCTGGAACGGGCCCTGGCCGAGGCGGTCGAGACCCTGGGTGCGCCGGCCGCGACGGACACCGACCACGTCGGCCGCACGCACGAGGTCTGGCCGATCGGCCCGGGCGACCTCGCGGACCGGCTGACCGAGCTCGCCGGGGGTGGGGAGCTCGTCGTCGCCGACGGCAACCACCGCAGCCTGGCGGCACAGACGGGGGGCCTGGAGCGCTTCCTGGCGGTGGTGACAACCCCGTCGTCGCTGGCCATCCAGCCGTACCACCGGCTGGTGGCCGAGTTCTCCGGCACCCCGGCGGACCTGCGCGCCCGGTTGGAGGCCGCCGGTGCCGAGGTGGAGCCGGTCGTCGACGTGACCGCGGAGCCGCTGACCGCCGGCACGGTGCTGCTGTATGCCGAGGGGCGCGCCGTGCGGGTCCGTCTGCCGGGGGACGAGGACGGCCCGGTCGTGGACCGGCTCGACCACGCCCTGGTCGAGCGGGTGCTGTTCAACGACGCCCTCGGGATGGACGCCGGCGACAAGCGGATCCGCTACATCGGCGGGGACTACCCGGTGCAGTGGCTGGTCGAGCAGGTCGACGCGGGGGTCGCGGCGCTGGCCGTCCTCGTCGCGCCCGTGTCGGTCGAGGACTTCGTCCAGGTCAACCTGGCCCGGCAGAAGATGCCCCGCAAGAGCACCTGGTTCACCCCGAAGGCGCGGGCCGGGCTGGTCCTGGCCGAGCTGGGACCCGTCTCCGGGACGACGGCCGCTGCGGCCACCGCGACAGCGCAGGACGATGTCCCGGCGCGTTCCTGACGGTCCACCGCCGGAGCCGGCCGTCCAGAAGGTCACGGTCGAGTACGCCAAGCGCGGGCGGATGCGGTTCACCTCCACCCGGGACTTCCAGCGGGCCGTGGAGCGTGCGGTCCGGCTGGCTAGCATCCCGATGGCCTACTCGGCCGGGTTCCACCCGCACCCCAAGATCAGCTACGCCAACGCCGCCCCGACGGGCACGGCGAGCGAGGCGGAGTATGTCGAGCTGTCGCTGACCCGCGTGGTGGAGCCGGCCGAGCTGGCCGGCGCCCTGGACGGAGCGCTGCCCGAGGGTCTGGACGTGCTCCGGGTGGTGCAGGCGCCGCCGGGGTCCCTGGCCGACCGGTTGACCGCCAGCCGGTGGCGGCTGGACTTCCCAGGGGTGCCCGGGAGCGACCTGGCCCCACTGGTCACGGCGTTCCTGGACCGCGACGCCGTCGAGGTGACCCGGATGATGAAGCAGGGCCCCCGCCAGGTGGACGTGCGCGGGCCGGTCTTGTGCGCGACAGTGCGCGACGCGGACGGCTCGGCCGTGCTCGAGGTGACCCTGCGGCATACGACTCCCACGATCCGGCCGGCGGAGATCCTGGCCGCGCTGGCCGAGGAGGCCGGTGCGCCACTGCCCCGGTCGGTCAGCACGCGGGTGACCCAGGGCACCCTCGGCCCGGACGGCGAACTGCGCGACCCGCTGGCCGACTGACCACGGGAAACCCGGTCGGGGCCCTCCGGTGTGCGATACTCGGTGACGGTTGCGTGGCAGGACCACACCCGCCCCGCGACCCGACGACATCCCCGTTCCGCGGTGCGGCGCCACAGAGCCCGGCACGCGCAGCGAGACCGACACGGTCTGCCCGGATGCGCCGGCCCCGGTCCGGTGACGCGCGACCCGCGCGAGCCGCCGGGTGCACAGGACGACTTCCGTCCGCTCGCGACAGTCGAGCGGGACGACGACCCGCGGCAAGCGGCGAGACGGGCCAGTGGCCCGGGTGTGGGTTTCGCGGCCTGCCCTGAGAGGACACCCGATGGTCTCCACGGACGACCACAACAACGATTCAGCACCCGCCGACGAACCCGCAGGCACCTTCCCGACGCTGTTCTCCCACGTGGACACGACCACCCCGGTCGCCCCGGTGGTGGCCGAGCCGGAGCAGGACGAGGAGACCGACGAGGCCGATGAGGCCACAGCACCGGCGGTCGCCGCCCCCTCCTTTGGCCTGCTGTTCCAGGCGCCCGACCTGTCGAAGGTCCCCGAGCGGCCGCGGCGCAAGCCGGCCCGCGAGACCGGCTCCGAGGAGGAGGCCGAGGACAACCAGTCGGGGCGTGGTGCCCAGCGGGGGAGCGGCGGGGGGTCCGAGGGCGACTCCGACAACGGCTCGGGCAACGGCCCGGACGGGGGATCGGACGGCGGGTCCGACGGGGAGGACG contains:
- the serC gene encoding 3-phosphoserine/phosphohydroxythreonine transaminase encodes the protein MSGPDNRRLIPGGSTVRVHNFSAGPAAMPLDVLEQAASEMSDWGSSGMSVMEVSHRSKEFVAAAEEAEALLRELLAVPDDYRVLFLQGGATGQFAGIPLNLSAEGDTVDYVNTGAWSKKAIAEAKKYATVNVVADESASNYSTTPDPAAVRPSQGSAYLHYTPNETIGGVEFGYVPDTGDVPLVADMSSTILSRPIEVSKFGLIYGGAQKNMGPAGLCLVVVRDDLVGRARPQTPSVWDYRAMAEAGSMLNTPPTFGIYLLGLILRWLKGQGGLAAMGERNRAKAEKLYAAIDGSPFYRNPVSPDARSWMNVPFILADDSLDKTFLAQAAEAGLTNLAGHRSVGGMRASIYNAMPMEGVDALIDFMKEFERANG
- a CDS encoding DUF1015 family protein, with translation MTAVHPLSLAWITTGGTGARNYDEFADEAEISQIIADAPHSALGVEMPHRAPDSAGRTFAEALPQAVERLAAAKEAGGYRPAQDVVVAYRITDSESGDTAYGLFAMVDTDEISTSADEPGRVIRNEDVFLEKVRERVALLEATGHLLSPVLLMQTEHGAELERALAEAVETLGAPAATDTDHVGRTHEVWPIGPGDLADRLTELAGGGELVVADGNHRSLAAQTGGLERFLAVVTTPSSLAIQPYHRLVAEFSGTPADLRARLEAAGAEVEPVVDVTAEPLTAGTVLLYAEGRAVRVRLPGDEDGPVVDRLDHALVERVLFNDALGMDAGDKRIRYIGGDYPVQWLVEQVDAGVAALAVLVAPVSVEDFVQVNLARQKMPRKSTWFTPKARAGLVLAELGPVSGTTAAAATATAQDDVPARS
- a CDS encoding TIGR03936 family radical SAM-associated protein: MSRRVPDGPPPEPAVQKVTVEYAKRGRMRFTSTRDFQRAVERAVRLASIPMAYSAGFHPHPKISYANAAPTGTASEAEYVELSLTRVVEPAELAGALDGALPEGLDVLRVVQAPPGSLADRLTASRWRLDFPGVPGSDLAPLVTAFLDRDAVEVTRMMKQGPRQVDVRGPVLCATVRDADGSAVLEVTLRHTTPTIRPAEILAALAEEAGAPLPRSVSTRVTQGTLGPDGELRDPLAD